One stretch of Thermococcus sp. DNA includes these proteins:
- a CDS encoding ABC transporter substrate-binding protein produces the protein MRGKIAAALLLVFVVAFSVAASGCIGGGSSPTTTTMSPTGSKSTSSPTTSSPVTTTVQSSKAVNYIEGHLSKATVIDTPKYVVVVGPAGSGAKVSNLPNKPAIVVAYKVNAAKTPSIQELMKNQQGFGQINPAFLRDPDMDALIQLAREITNPTIRGALYNALYVLANRQVPEIILGDNKAVRVYWNWVHNWYYNPVLAPRWDLVMKDKNAPTVSIGIGDYKNEPGTIVETTFGWPSSFDPAFDYETFGWALYHNVGDTLVTYWENETTKVSPDLAVAWAHNKDGTVWYFVIRGGVKAYDPKNGELYPINATDVEFEFWRVLRAGYSVNWMLATYTNLSKSYAMSDSEFEKVLQNGGVIADFNGKTKEVNNLNELLQFFGYSGPTAGVYKLVLPHPYGGILSVLADPYLMVIPAKYMLGSKYEEAMKAAKWGRDPEAWNNYVQSGSKDPIHTMLQNNYIGAFTGPFYIKAAKQNSYIILERNPYYWNSSIWNKLQQKYPNYVVTKRVIYVLSSDATTRISLFQKGVADIAAVPVDRLDAVKNLKLGNFESRIDSFVTPDMVFIVLNAAKKPFDNVKVREALAWATPYEQIYKAVYQSYMVPNYGPIPIGWLGYTEYNVIKYNYNIGKALQLIKEAGIKPSDYTINIYYNTGNTQREKIATLLQNTWGQLGFKISVTPLSWPTLLSKTASGDFNVYIVGWAPDFLDPDDYIGPFLQSAVVFDSLNYEVING, from the coding sequence ATGAGGGGAAAGATTGCAGCAGCACTTTTATTGGTTTTTGTTGTGGCTTTTTCAGTAGCGGCCAGCGGCTGTATCGGCGGTGGCAGTAGTCCGACAACCACTACAATGAGCCCCACAGGAAGCAAGTCCACTTCAAGTCCCACGACATCCAGCCCGGTGACTACTACCGTTCAGTCATCCAAGGCAGTAAATTACATTGAAGGACATCTCTCAAAGGCAACCGTCATAGACACGCCCAAATACGTCGTTGTAGTTGGGCCGGCAGGGAGCGGTGCAAAGGTCTCAAACCTCCCGAACAAGCCAGCTATAGTCGTCGCCTACAAAGTTAACGCGGCCAAGACTCCGAGCATACAAGAGCTTATGAAGAACCAGCAGGGATTCGGGCAGATAAACCCTGCCTTCCTCCGTGATCCCGACATGGACGCTCTAATCCAGCTCGCTAGGGAAATAACCAACCCCACCATCAGGGGGGCACTTTACAACGCTCTCTACGTACTCGCCAACAGGCAGGTTCCCGAGATAATCCTCGGTGACAACAAGGCGGTTCGCGTTTACTGGAACTGGGTGCACAACTGGTACTACAACCCAGTCCTAGCTCCGCGCTGGGACCTAGTCATGAAGGACAAGAACGCACCGACCGTTAGTATAGGCATAGGTGACTACAAGAACGAACCCGGGACCATAGTCGAAACCACGTTCGGATGGCCGAGCTCCTTCGATCCGGCCTTTGACTACGAGACCTTTGGCTGGGCCCTCTACCACAACGTCGGCGACACCCTAGTTACCTACTGGGAGAACGAGACAACGAAGGTATCACCCGACCTCGCCGTTGCTTGGGCACACAACAAGGATGGAACCGTCTGGTACTTCGTCATCAGGGGTGGTGTTAAAGCCTACGACCCCAAGAACGGCGAGCTTTACCCGATAAACGCCACTGACGTTGAGTTCGAGTTCTGGCGCGTCCTCAGGGCCGGTTACTCAGTCAACTGGATGCTGGCAACCTACACCAACCTTTCGAAGAGCTATGCGATGAGCGACAGCGAGTTTGAGAAGGTCCTCCAGAACGGCGGCGTAATAGCCGACTTCAACGGCAAGACCAAGGAAGTTAATAACCTCAACGAGCTGCTCCAGTTCTTCGGCTACAGCGGACCGACGGCTGGAGTCTACAAGCTCGTCCTGCCGCACCCGTATGGAGGAATACTGAGCGTTCTCGCTGACCCCTACCTCATGGTCATCCCGGCCAAGTACATGCTCGGCAGCAAGTACGAGGAGGCCATGAAGGCCGCCAAGTGGGGCAGGGACCCCGAGGCCTGGAACAACTACGTCCAGTCAGGATCCAAGGACCCGATACACACAATGCTCCAGAACAACTACATCGGAGCCTTCACCGGGCCGTTCTACATCAAGGCCGCCAAGCAGAACAGCTACATAATCCTCGAGAGGAACCCGTACTACTGGAACTCCAGCATATGGAACAAGCTTCAGCAGAAGTACCCGAACTACGTCGTCACCAAGAGGGTTATCTACGTCCTCTCAAGCGATGCAACAACGCGCATAAGCCTCTTCCAGAAGGGAGTTGCGGACATAGCGGCCGTTCCAGTTGACAGGCTCGACGCTGTGAAGAACCTCAAGCTCGGCAACTTCGAGTCTAGGATTGACTCCTTCGTCACACCAGACATGGTCTTCATCGTCCTAAACGCCGCAAAGAAGCCCTTTGACAACGTTAAAGTTAGGGAAGCGCTTGCATGGGCTACACCGTACGAGCAGATTTACAAGGCTGTCTACCAGAGTTACATGGTGCCCAATTACGGTCCAATTCCGATTGGATGGCTCGGCTACACAGAGTACAATGTCATCAAGTATAATTACAACATTGGAAAAGCCCTCCAGCTAATCAAGGAAGCCGGTATCAAACCCAGCGACTACACCATAAACATCTACTACAACACTGGAAACACCCAGCGTGAGAAGATAGCAACGCTCCTTCAGAACACCTGGGGACAGCTCGGCTTTAAGATTTCAGTTACACCACTCTCATGGCCAACGTTGCTGAGCAAGACCGCCAGCGGCGACTTCAACGTTTACATCGTTGGATGGGCACCGGACTTCCTCGACCCGGACGACTACATTGGACCGTTCCTCCAGAGCGCCGTTGTCTTCGACAGCCTCAACTACGAAGTTATTAACGGATGA